DNA sequence from the Drosophila sechellia strain sech25 chromosome 3L, ASM438219v1, whole genome shotgun sequence genome:
CAAAAACCAAGGTTAAATACCTCCCATGTTCTGAAGGGTATATGTGTAAAAGCCCTTTTCGTGGACATGCAAAGAGGCATTCGGAGGGTCGGGCAGTTTTTGGCGGCACAGCGCAAAGGATTCCAggagcagcaccaccagcgaAACCTTCCAGTAGAGCTACAACATAGAATATATCTTAGAGCATTACACCGAAGGGACATTCTCACCTCGTCACCTTAAAGTCGCCATTGTATATTATGTGCCGAAAGGCGCACGAATCTAATAGCAGTGCATCTATTAATATGATAAACTCCTCGAACTCAATGTATTTATCCGTGATTTGGTGACATTTGTCCTGCGGAGTAGTAATTAAGTTACACAAATCAAACGATAGCTCTCTTCATTATTTTCTTACGCATTGCGTGGTTTTCATAGTGTTGCTGTATTTCTTGAACAGTTCTTTTACTTTGTGTCCACAATTAACGCACACAAATCGCTTCTTTTCTGCCATTTTGCATCCAATTCAAAGTTTCATTGGCCTGCCggaaaaacaaacatttgGATCTATCAGCTGATTAGTATTACCGTTTCCAAAGAACTAAATAATACAGGCAATGCACTTTTTAACCGTTAAAAGTTGAGAAATACTGCAATTTCCCCAATTCCAATGCCTTTTCAATCCTTATTTTCAAATTCCAAATtgatcaaatttaaatttcatactTTGATCATTCCAGTGATTTAGTTCAAAAATGATTACGTTGTAAGATAGTTCAATAGTCGGCCAAACAATTGAGCTTGAAATAACGAATAATTACTCTTTAAAATTTATAGGCAATTTTAAAAAGagaattattaaaataagaaaatacttTTATCACAtcgtaaaatatatttaatttattaaagaaaaaaatattttccaaactATACTACACTTTTGAATTTTGAGCTGAAAGCACTAACTGCTATTACTTCTTAGTACCAACATTGCTCATAGTATTGTGCTCTAAGTGAAGCTTATATAATAATGTTTTCTGCAAGAAAAATTAGATTAAACATTGGATaaaatacttaccaaatacaTATATCGTATTATGATGAGTACCAAACAAATCCACCAATGGAGACATTATAAATCCGCCTAGAAATtgtttcactttttatttattccatTCCTGCGGTTTATCATTAACATAATATTACAAATGGTATTTTTAGTCTAATCTAGGTACAACTTCAGCCAGATtggttagtttttgttttgaacaatttttaaaatgggaaatggcacAATTAGTATTCGATTCAAGGCccatgttatatttttaatttcttcgAACGGACCCCGAATATTTGCTTACAATTATTAGTTAGTAACTTCAAAGTATTTTGATTTACGAGTTTATTCTGTTCAATAATTTATGTTGTAATCCAGttcaaaattaaagaaaaatatcaCTTCTGGATAGGTTTAGCTATTTTGCAAATCTTATCGGACAAACTCataatttcacaaaaatgtAGTTACTACTCTTACATAGCTAACATTACGCCTTCTCATTATTATGCGATGAGGTTACATCCAGCGAATTCCTACGAGGGTCCTCAATGTGGTACATGACATCGGAAGAAAGGAAGATTAGAACAAAGGCATTGCGTTGCAGCTTTTGCGATAGCATGTATTtgttaaagtgaaattttcATTCTATATCATACTTCAACGACCATATTTGAGTTTTTAAAACTATGTACTTATTTCCAATTACtcataagtttttttttgtttgtcaacTAGAATCACATACAAATGGGTTCGAATCGCTGAACCCGATTCTATGCAATATTGAGATTTTTAAGTTATTGTTACATTAATTGTAGATTTTGGATTTTAAACATGTTGGGTTCATATGCTAGTTCCCtttgtatatttaattgttgCTTTTCCCATGGACAACACATTACATTTGTAtcagtaaaaataaaacattctAAAGAGGTACATTTCGAAAGTATTAACTTAAAATCCATATACAGTAAAGATGTTATACATATCATATTTGTAGTGGATTGGGTATTACGCTTGTGGCCAACAATTACAAATATACTGAATTATAGGTATGCAACAGTAATACTCTAACACAAAGGCtcataacaataacaaaaatttcatttatcGGCGAAAGGGAATAATTCTGCTCGGTTTGATACATAGACTCATTCAACATTGAATGTATTCAAGTATCCAGATTGATGTGCTCATGTGGATTGCTATGTGCGTTTCACTTAGTTGCAGTTGTTAAACTTCAAAAAATGAGTAGAAAACCGATTAAAGAATGTATGCATTTTTATCTTTACAATTCAGTCTGAAAGCCATAATTTACATGTTTTATATATCACCTGTTTTCAAAATGTACTGTTTCCTGCTTGTTTAACTCTAAAGTTGTGTATTGAAATTTAATGATATATCAATGTTCCTTCTGGTCTTGGTAAAACCACTTGTTAAAGgtattaaatgtaatttaattcaataCAAGTACGGAAAGATGCTGTAAATTTCGTTGTATTAAGTGGAGAATAAATATTATGTAACCTAAATTTGGTACCCAAAtacattattttgtttaatttcgcATTCGATATTTGGCTCAGTATCGTTTATATATATCGTCTGTGAATATTGTTTACGTGTTCCTGGGACTTTACATCCAAATTTTAATGCTTTTGGGCTGATGTTGCTTTTTTTGTATCCTTCTGCTTCAGAAGCTTAGTCTTCATCCGAGTAATCTGAACTTTCGGAGCTAGTGATATCACTTGAAATCATCCCCAGCCAATGATAATCACGCCGATCTACGTAGTCCCAGAGATATATCTATAAATGATGATATAGATTAATTTTAGTGACCTTCTCTAACAATTTTAGATTAGCTTGTTACAATTTCTAAATTACCTAATAAAAAAccattcaaataaaattaaaaatctcaGATTTTGTACTCACATCAAgtaaatcgattatttcattcTGGCTCTGTAACTTTCGGGTGCGCTTCGGCAAACCCACATCGACGATATCGCCGTTGGGCAGGGCGTGCTTGTAGAAGCACTTGTTACCAAAGGGGCACTTGCCCTCTCCCTTTTTAAAGTATTTGCAGTCCTTTGCTCCCAAAGCGGCGCGGTAATCGTTGAGCAATTTGTCCTTTTCCTCCTTGGTTTCCATCCAAAACGCACTGGGACAGACAAAATCCGAGCAAACGCGACATTCTGGGCAAGCTCTGCAGATTTACGATCAAATTAGGTCAAAATTATACCACCAAAGCCTCAAACATACACCAATTTAGTCTGCAATGTGCTTATTGTTCTGTATGTTTTAAGTATTAACATATAGTTAACGAGTAATGATTCAATTGAACGGATTATTTAAAAACGCATTATGTTTGAACGCAGGATTCTAGGTTAAAACTACTACTAAAACTTACTTAGAtttttaattggattattACTTGAATTTCTAAAGCATTTACTTACCGCGTTATTTTGTGCTCAAACTGTTTGGCCTGACGCCATGTGCGAATGCACTCCAAGCAGAATATGTGGTTGCAGTTGGGCAGAATGCCGAAACGCTTTTCTCTTCCCGCCTTCTCCATAATCGTGTCAAAGCAGATGCCGCACGTCTTGTCCTTGGATCTGGCAATGGCGAATGACAGCTCCATGGCCTGCTCGTGCTGCTGCAGGCACTCGCGGTTGTGACTCTTCCGTTGGACTTGATCCGTGGGATGCAGGCAATACTGGTCGCACATTTCGCACAGCTCCATGTGAATGGGGTAGGCGGAGAATTCGCCCCAGGCGCAGGAACTGTTTTCCTCGCCATAGTCATCTTTGTTCAGAGACGATGGTCCGCCCACTACATCGGCCCAGGACACACCAGGGGCTAATGTATCGTAGCTGGCTCCAGCATGCGCCTCCGTCAGCGTCTCAGGGTCCACAGTGGTCTCAAACTCGCTCTGTTCGTGGGCAGTATTGCGCTTTTGGCTAGGCACAAACACCGGGGCGTTCGCCCAGTTCCTCTGCTGAGTGGAGATGCTGGCGCTCTGGCTGCcactggtgctgctgctgcttgtacTAGGCTTCGGCAGCACATCGGTGGCCACCTGTTCCTCGCACTCGGGATGACCGCGGCTCAGGTCGTGGGAAAATCGGCAAAGTTCCCCGAAACGGCAGATGCCGCGCACGTAGTAGCGGCAGATGGTCTGGCTCCGGCCAAGGGCCATGCCGCTGATGGCTGTATCGCTGCTGGTGACGGCACTCATTTCGCTACGATGATCGCAAAAGGGTTTTAGGGTTTTCAAATCACTGACAAGTCTGGATGATGACCTGAAAGCAAAGGCTAGGGGTTAGCGATTGACACTAGGCAAGCTGGGTAAATTTAGGGAAATGTCACCTCCAGTCTCAAGCGTTCTTACCCCCAAGTGAACATACCTACAGACACAGCCACTGCGTACATACGCAGATTCGGCAAAATAGAGCCCGTGCACACTTTAAACCCTAGTTGTTCGGGAGCTTTCGCAATCCTCAGCAGGAAACCACACGAAATGCACTCGTGACAACTTCTGCATTTCAATTATCCCCTTAGCATCAGTGAAATATGCAATGTAAGTATGTATGCAAGTGTGTGGATTCCTGTACGCATATGAACGTTGCGTTCCTCCACTTCAAACTAAAGCTTGCATCGCACGCGATGAATGTTTTACATTACCTGCTGGCTTTCGGGGAGTGCGACTTCTTGAAATCGAAGCTGGTTTAATGTCCACAGCACTCACAGTTTTTTACTTTGTCGTTTTATGCACCTTGGATCGCATTCACAATTTTTTCCGCAGTGTGACCAAAGCCATTGACGATTGAAATCCCACGCACAACAAACCGTTTAACTGTTCGAATGTCGAAggttttttacattttactaGGAATCCTGGGAAAGGAACAAAAGAATGAAAAGGGCTACAGAAGAGTAGTCGTAGTCGAGTTattcgactatcagatacccaaaaaatatctaattttttgtggcatatcgatagaaactggaaaaaaatgatcaaatcaaacaaaaaagctTGGGCGTAACGGTTTTGGGTGGTTTTGGGCCGTAAATAACGAATCTAGTTAACCTTCTTATTTTACGAGTAATGCAAATGATGTAAGATAATAGCGATACGCATTATTTGAGctaaatacaagtatttacaATGTTACTCCCCATTCTATCAAAGCTTAGAAAGCAGTTAACTAATCGAAAGGATTTATTTCCACCCGgccattttttttaattagtgTTGAAGGGTATAccatgtatacatatatatatttaattactcCTACTAATGACGCGTCCATGACGGAGAACAGCGTAACTTCACTCGAAAAAAAGTTTATAAGCCTGGTCAAATACTTTAAGTGAACAGAGGGAGGGGATTTAATTATAACGTAGTTGGAACGTTCTAAAGGCTttaatttctatatttatttattttacattatcTCACTGTAATAATGGTTCCGcgtgtaaatataaaatttatctgACTATCAAATTTACCTGGACATATTTGCTGTGTAGCAGCAGTAACGCTATAATTGATTTTCAATCTAAATAAGATACCATTACTAACGTATATTAAGACCATTTAACAAGAAACCTTGTTTGACCTATTACAGAAGTAATTAGAAGTTATTTGGACCAACTGAGGTGAACAGTATTCATTCAATTCCTCCAAAAGCCAGGACATGCGCTTGATAAAGAAAATTCATGGAAAAATTCGTAGTGTTAGCCGAAAAAGGGGGAAAAGTTTCCTAAAGAATACATCAATGGAAATGCTTAAGTACGTTATTAGCGATAATAATTATTCTTGGTGGATAAAGCTTTACTTCGCCATCATATTCGCATTGGTTCTTTTTGTGGCTGTGAACTTAGCGGTTGGAATTTACAATAAGTGGGAAAGCACACCAGTGATTATTGGaagtatataaataataacatgTATTACTCTTAGGGATATGAATAAATTTTGATCTTACTTTAAAGTTAGCTCTAAGATGACTCCCATTGATCAAATTCCGTTTCCGACAATTACGGTTTGCAATATGAACCAGGCTAAAAAGTCGAAAGTAGAGCATTTAACGCCGTAAGTATTATCAAATCCCATGGAAAACCAATTAAATAAGGCTCTATTAGGGGATCCGTAAGATACGCTATGCTTCAAAAGACCTGCTATAAGGAATCAAATTACTCGCAATACATGGATAATCAGCACAGAAATGAAACATTCCCAAATTTCATATTGGATGTTTCTGAGAAGTGTGCAGATCTGATAGTATCCTGCGTATTTCATCAACAAAGGATACCCTGCACTGACATCTTCAGAGAAACTTTCGTCGATGAAGGATTGTGCTGCATTTTTAATGTCTTGCATCCGTATTATCTTTATAAGTTCAAGTAAGTTTTAGCGAGGGCCAAATGAACGAAAAACATGCtctaacttatttatttaaagatcGCCCTACATTCGGGACTTCACTTCGTCCGACAGGTTTGCAGATATCGCCGTGGACTGGGATCCAATATCTGGCTACCCACAGAAACTACCCTCAAGTTACTATCCGCGTCCGGGAGTTGGAGTTGGTACCTCGATGGGTCTGCAAATCGTTCTCGACGGTCACGTGGACGACTACTTCTGCTCCTCCACAAACGGCCAGGGATTTAAAGTAAGTTGTGTTgtatcaaagacactagaatagaATAgtctattctattctattctattcttctagaatattctagtgtctttggttgtATGCTTTTTGCCCAGCTAGCTTATACCTTTTAGATACCTTTCAGATACTCCTGTATAATCCGATAGACCAGCCGCGCATGAAGGAGTCGGGATTACCTGTGATGATTGGGCACCAGACGAGTTTTCGCATCATAGCTAGAAACGTTGAGGCTATACCCTCTATAAGAAATATTCAAAGGACGAAACGCCAGTGTGTTTTCAGTGACGAACAGGAATTACTCTTCTATCGCTATTATACGCGTCGAAACTGCGAGGCAGAGTGCGACTCCATGTTTTTCTTGAGACTCTGCAATTGTATTCCCTACTACCTACCACTAATTTATCCCAACGCCTCAGTGTGCGACGTGTTCCACTTTGAATGTCTGAATCGGGCGGAGTCCCAGATCTTCGACCTACAGAGCTCTCAGTGCAAGGAGCTTTGCCTGACCAGCTGCCACGACCTAATTTTCTTTCCCGATGCCTTTTCCACTCCTTTCACCCAAAAGGACGTCAAGGCACAGACCAACTACTTGACGAATTTCTCAAGTGAATACATACGCAAAAACTTGGCGGTAGTCAACTTTTTTCACACCGACCACTATTTCAGGAGCAGTGTAAGGACTTCGTATACCGGACCCACTGAATATATGGGTATGCTCTTTATTGAATCACTTAGATCTTAAATACTTTATACGTTATGTTAATATCGGTACTAGAACAGTAATTTCAATTCCTACAATATGATTGTATATTCGTTATCAGGATTACTATCCGAGTCTATCAGGGATGCTCTCGAGGGGTATTTCAAGTCGAACTGATTATTGATAACATAAAATAAGCTGTTTTTATCAATTTATAAGATTTATAAGAACAGTCCATGTAGTGACGATGTTCAGCTAGAGTGTAATGCACAATAAGAGACTATTGTACAGAGTCGTATCGAAAATTACCGTTTATATTTTGATCAGAAGGTATTTTTATGCTCTAAGTTGAATACTTagcaattaatttatttgaaacacATTAAATATTACTATTAATCGCTACATAACGTATGTAACTCGTCATTTTAATCTCACCTCGTAgggaaatattttgtttgatttggccAACGAAAGAGCTTCAAAATCGATCAAAAACAATAATCTGTTTTTCGAGGCAGTTGACTATATCTGTATCTTATATTTTGACTGTTTTGTATCTTACTTGTATCTTTTTCAGCGTCAACTGGTGGAATCATGAGCCTAATGATTGGTTTCAGTGTAATATTCCTCGCTGAGATAATATAcatcattttgtttgtttcaacATTGTTGCTTATATTAATATTCTGAAtcagtaaataaaataaacaacttTGAATGTGtcacaaaatataaattactTTTCGACATGTAAAAGAATGTAAGTAAATAGAATGAAACAAAAATACCGCACAACGGTCATACAAAGCCGATATTTTAATGCCGATAGCTCAGGCAGCACAGCACCTGGCAACCCTGGGGAACTACAGTTCAGTGGCAAAGTGACAAgcaaaaatacgaaaatggTTCTGGAGAGTACTATGATATGgtaaattattgttttttgagcAATACGAAGAGCTTCCGCGAGTTTTCCCGTATTGCTTGCAATGGCATATGGTCTGGCACTCATAAATTGCACTTTTTCAGCTTTGATAACAGCGACTATCAGCGCAACGGAGACTACTTTCCAACCCGTCTCAACGTCCAGAAAGATGGCATCAATCTGGTCTGCCTGACCAAGCTGCGTTCCAATCCCGAGAACAATGTGGGCCTGATGACTCTGTCCAAGTGAGTGTTGAGCTGTCTGTGCCCATGCCACACATTCATTGTGTCTTTGTTTATCCCTCAGCACCGTAGAAGTGCTGGCCACTCTTACTAGCGATGTAGGGCGTATTTTCTCAAAGATGCATCTCGTTCAGCCGAAGGGCGAGATAAACCTCCTGACCGGAATACGAATTGCCCATCTGGTGCTAAAGCATCGCCAAGGCAAGAACCACAAGATGCGCATCGTGGTCTTTGTGGGCTCCCCCATCAATCACGAGGAGGGCGATCTAGTGAAGCAGGCCAAGCGCCTCAAGAAGGAGAAGGTCAACGTAGACATAGTTAGCTTCGGCGATcatggcaacaacaacgagacTCTCACAGCATTCATCAACGCGCTAAACGGCAAGGACGGCACCGGCTCCCATTTGGTCAGCGTACCTCGGGGATCCGCTTTGTCGGATGCCCTGTTGTCGTCACCCATCATCCAGGGCGAGGACGGCTTGGGCGGAGCTGGTCTGGGCGGCAACGTCTTCGAATTCGGTGTAGATCCAAATGAGGACCCCGAACTGGCTCTCGCCTTGCGTGTGTCTATGGAGGAGCAAAGGCAGCGCCAGGAGAGCGAGCAACGTCGCGCCAATCCCGATGGGGCTCCGCCGACTGGCGGAGATGCTGGTGGCGGAGGCGGCGTTTCGGGATCTGGACCTGGAAACGAAGAAAGTGCAGGAGCAGAGAACGAAGCCAACACCGAGGAGGCCATGCTGCAGCGTGCCCTGGCTCTGTCCACCGAAACACCCGAGGACAACTTGCCGGACTTCGCTAACATGACTGAGGAGGAACAGATTGCCTTCGCTATGCAGATGTCCATGCAGGATGCTCCCGACGACACTGTTACCCAGCAAGCAAAGCGCCCAAAGACGGACGAGGCGAACGCCCCCATGGACGTGGACGAAGACTATTCGGAGGTGATCGGGGACCCGGCCTTCTTGCAGAGCGTGCTGGAGAATCTACCTGGTGTTGATCCCCAGTCGGAGGCGGTGCGCGATGCTGTCGGTTCACTCAACAAGGACAAGGACAAAAAGAGCGACGGCAAGGACTCGCAGAAAAAATAAACCGCATCTATGATTATATCTAATAAGCTCGTTTAAAGCATTTGTATGCCCATTAAAATCATTTGTAGCCCTCTTTCAAATTATGCTtcaagtgaaaatatataaacaaatacacaCGAAATGCTGCTGCCTTAATTGACTTTCATTTACTGAATGcctaataataatattctaGTCCTGATAGTACCCCTATATCTCGACGCTTATACGAGATGGCCTGGTCGACTCGACTAAGGATGTTTATTAGGAAAGCATATGcataaagcttattctaaccGGTTACATACAATTTAACGACTCTAGTACATATGTAAATTCAATTAGTGAGCTGAAGGGCTCTTATTTGCCAGTTTTCGGA
Encoded proteins:
- the LOC6616460 gene encoding protein ARV1 isoform X2 — encoded protein: MAEKKRFVCVNCGHKVKELFKKYSNTMKTTQCDKCHQITDKYIEFEEFIILIDALLLDSCAFRHIIYNGDFKVTRFRWWCCSWNPLRCAAKNCPTLRMPLCMSTKRAFTHIPFRTWEVFNLGFCEQNEDLRYFHFNFSILQITCS
- the LOC6616460 gene encoding protein ARV 2 isoform X3, with product MAEKKRFVCVNCGHKVKELFKKYSNTMKTTQCDKCHQITDKYIEFEEFIILIDALLLDSCAFRHIIYNGDFKVTRFRWWCCSWNPLRCAAKNCPTLRMPLCMSTKRAFTHIPFRTWEITCS
- the LOC6616460 gene encoding protein ARV 2 isoform X4 gives rise to the protein MAEKKRFVCVNCGHKVKELFKKYSNTMKTTQCDKCHQITDKYIEFEEFIILIDALLLDSCAFRHIIYNGDFKVTRFRWWCCSWNPLRCAAKNCPTLRMPLCMSTKRAFTHIPFRT
- the LOC6616461 gene encoding probable E3 ubiquitin-protein ligase makorin-1, which codes for MSAVTSSDTAISGMALGRSQTICRYYVRGICRFGELCRFSHDLSRGHPECEEQVATDVLPKPSTSSSSTSGSQSASISTQQRNWANAPVFVPSQKRNTAHEQSEFETTVDPETLTEAHAGASYDTLAPGVSWADVVGGPSSLNKDDYGEENSSCAWGEFSAYPIHMELCEMCDQYCLHPTDQVQRKSHNRECLQQHEQAMELSFAIARSKDKTCGICFDTIMEKAGREKRFGILPNCNHIFCLECIRTWRQAKQFEHKITRACPECRVCSDFVCPSAFWMETKEEKDKLLNDYRAALGAKDCKYFKKGEGKCPFGNKCFYKHALPNGDIVDVGLPKRTRKLQSQNEIIDLLDIYLWDYVDRRDYHWLGMISSDITSSESSDYSDED
- the LOC6616462 gene encoding pickpocket protein 28 isoform X1, which translates into the protein MRLIKKIHGKIRSVSRKRGKSFLKNTSMEMLKYVISDNNYSWWIKLYFAIIFALVLFVAVNLAVGIYNKWESTPVIIGISSKMTPIDQIPFPTITVCNMNQAKKSKVEHLTPGSVRYAMLQKTCYKESNYSQYMDNQHRNETFPNFILDVSEKCADLIVSCVFHQQRIPCTDIFRETFVDEGLCCIFNVLHPYYLYKFKSPYIRDFTSSDRFADIAVDWDPISGYPQKLPSSYYPRPGVGVGTSMGLQIVLDGHVDDYFCSSTNGQGFKILLYNPIDQPRMKESGLPVMIGHQTSFRIIARNVEAIPSIRNIQRTKRQCVFSDEQELLFYRYYTRRNCEAECDSMFFLRLCNCIPYYLPLIYPNASVCDVFHFECLNRAESQIFDLQSSQCKELCLTSCHDLIFFPDAFSTPFTQKDVKAQTNYLTNFSSEYIRKNLAVVNFFHTDHYFRSSVRTSYTGPTEYMASTGGIMSLMIGFSVIFLAEIIYIILFVSTLLLILIF
- the LOC6616462 gene encoding pickpocket protein 28 isoform X2, with protein sequence MRLIKKIHGKIRSVSRKRGKSFLKNTSMEMLKYVISDNNYSWWIKLYFAIIFALVLFVAVNLAVGIYNKWESTPVIIGISSKMTPIDQIPFPTITVCNMNQAKKSKVEHLTPGSVRYAMLQKTCYKESNYSQYMDNQHRNETFPNFILDVSEKCADLIVSCVFHQQRIPCTDIFRETFVDEGLCCIFNVLHPYYLYKFKSPYIRDFTSSDRFADIAVDWDPISGYPQKLPSSYYPRPGVGVGTSMGLQIVLDGHVDDYFCSSTNGQGFKILLYNPIDQPRMKESGLPVMIGHQTSFRIIARNVEAIPSIRNIQRTKRQCVFSDEQELLFYRYYTRRNCEAECDSMFFLRLCNCIPYYLPLIYPNASVCDVFHFECLNRAESQIFDLQSSQCKELCLTSCHDLIFFPDAFSTPFTQKDVKAQTNYLTNFSRAV
- the LOC6616462 gene encoding pickpocket protein 28 isoform X3; protein product: MTPIDQIPFPTITVCNMNQAKKSKVEHLTPGSVRYAMLQKTCYKESNYSQYMDNQHRNETFPNFILDVSEKCADLIVSCVFHQQRIPCTDIFRETFVDEGLCCIFNVLHPYYLYKFKSPYIRDFTSSDRFADIAVDWDPISGYPQKLPSSYYPRPGVGVGTSMGLQIVLDGHVDDYFCSSTNGQGFKILLYNPIDQPRMKESGLPVMIGHQTSFRIIARNVEAIPSIRNIQRTKRQCVFSDEQELLFYRYYTRRNCEAECDSMFFLRLCNCIPYYLPLIYPNASVCDVFHFECLNRAESQIFDLQSSQCKELCLTSCHDLIFFPDAFSTPFTQKDVKAQTNYLTNFSSEYIRKNLAVVNFFHTDHYFRSSVRTSYTGPTEYMASTGGIMSLMIGFSVIFLAEIIYIILFVSTLLLILIF
- the LOC6616462 gene encoding pickpocket protein 28 isoform X4, with the translated sequence MKESGLPVMIGHQTSFRIIARNVEAIPSIRNIQRTKRQCVFSDEQELLFYRYYTRRNCEAECDSMFFLRLCNCIPYYLPLIYPNASVCDVFHFECLNRAESQIFDLQSSQCKELCLTSCHDLIFFPDAFSTPFTQKDVKAQTNYLTNFSSEYIRKNLAVVNFFHTDHYFRSSVRTSYTGPTEYMASTGGIMSLMIGFSVIFLAEIIYIILFVSTLLLILIF
- the LOC6616464 gene encoding 26S proteasome non-ATPase regulatory subunit 4, with the translated sequence MVLESTMICFDNSDYQRNGDYFPTRLNVQKDGINLVCLTKLRSNPENNVGLMTLSNTVEVLATLTSDVGRIFSKMHLVQPKGEINLLTGIRIAHLVLKHRQGKNHKMRIVVFVGSPINHEEGDLVKQAKRLKKEKVNVDIVSFGDHGNNNETLTAFINALNGKDGTGSHLVSVPRGSALSDALLSSPIIQGEDGLGGAGLGGNVFEFGVDPNEDPELALALRVSMEEQRQRQESEQRRANPDGAPPTGGDAGGGGGVSGSGPGNEESAGAENEANTEEAMLQRALALSTETPEDNLPDFANMTEEEQIAFAMQMSMQDAPDDTVTQQAKRPKTDEANAPMDVDEDYSEVIGDPAFLQSVLENLPGVDPQSEAVRDAVGSLNKDKDKKSDGKDSQKK